A genome region from Bacteroides stercoris ATCC 43183 includes the following:
- a CDS encoding RagB/SusD family nutrient uptake outer membrane protein, translated as MRFKIYMILTGIIFLFTNCNDVLDRPSLTTSEDDAYWTSEDRVRLYANAFYTNFFVGYGLKYETTYAPNANYTFNDDAVRLSTQTQFGRTVPTSKGSTSLDMMWQSEFTGPTWNFAWIRKANVMLDRVSARMKDILTEEQYNHWMGIGRFFRGMEYARLVNVFGDVPYYDTEVLNTDKDALYKDRTPRNEVMDAVYDDFDFAMKNVRLDDGDAQYVNRYVVAAFVSRWALFEASWQKYYYKNDERAKKFFEQAITAADLVMSSGKYDIVTDFRSLFGSTKSTKDCILYRTYDADKGVTHSIASTCNMNDPTDVGPNLDLIKAFICTDGKDWQTSAVANAADFTLSNLIKTRDARFEASFYNKPTPRAKSCYLYVTKFIPRSALEYIEKGGSPAPEFQGEKNVTGYPVIRYAEVLLNWIEAKAELATLGGPAVIQTDIDESINKIRNRPIAEEAKALGVVKTADMKLDALPDDPGRDVTVSPLLWEIRRERRMEFAFEFSRIVDLRRWKKLEYMDTDRNQDLLVGTWVNFKDEVPEELKSENSGKIRVMGKDGSLTVYDGTNAAAMKGFFYPEQNKGRLPFLNVPNVNPYLSPIGINQIEDYKSRGYTLTQTEGWPASLN; from the coding sequence ATGAGATTTAAAATATATATGATTTTAACCGGAATCATCTTCCTGTTTACGAATTGTAATGATGTGCTGGACCGTCCTTCATTGACTACATCGGAAGATGATGCTTACTGGACCAGTGAGGATAGGGTACGTTTGTATGCCAATGCCTTTTATACCAACTTCTTTGTAGGATATGGATTGAAGTATGAAACGACGTATGCTCCTAATGCAAATTATACTTTTAATGATGATGCAGTGAGATTGTCCACCCAAACGCAGTTTGGACGGACTGTCCCTACATCAAAAGGCTCAACGAGTCTGGATATGATGTGGCAGAGCGAATTTACCGGTCCGACATGGAATTTTGCTTGGATAAGGAAGGCGAATGTCATGCTTGATCGTGTGTCTGCCAGAATGAAGGATATTCTGACCGAAGAACAATACAATCATTGGATGGGAATAGGCCGCTTCTTCAGAGGAATGGAGTATGCTCGTCTGGTCAATGTTTTTGGTGATGTCCCTTATTACGATACAGAGGTGTTGAATACGGATAAGGATGCCTTGTATAAGGATCGTACTCCGAGAAATGAAGTGATGGATGCCGTTTATGATGATTTTGATTTTGCCATGAAGAATGTCCGTTTGGATGACGGGGATGCACAATATGTGAACCGTTATGTGGTGGCTGCTTTTGTTTCGAGATGGGCATTGTTTGAAGCAAGTTGGCAAAAATATTATTATAAGAATGATGAACGTGCGAAGAAATTTTTTGAGCAGGCTATTACTGCGGCTGACTTGGTAATGAGCAGTGGAAAATATGATATTGTGACTGATTTCCGCTCTTTATTCGGGTCGACGAAAAGTACGAAAGACTGTATCCTGTATCGTACCTATGATGCGGATAAGGGTGTGACTCATTCCATAGCATCGACTTGTAACATGAATGACCCTACCGATGTCGGCCCGAATTTGGATTTGATTAAGGCGTTTATCTGTACGGATGGTAAGGACTGGCAAACTTCTGCAGTTGCCAACGCAGCCGATTTTACTTTAAGTAACCTGATAAAGACAAGAGATGCCAGATTTGAGGCAAGTTTTTACAATAAGCCGACTCCCAGAGCTAAAAGCTGTTATTTGTATGTAACTAAGTTTATCCCTCGGAGTGCATTGGAGTATATTGAAAAAGGCGGTTCTCCGGCTCCGGAATTCCAGGGTGAAAAGAATGTGACTGGCTATCCGGTAATCCGCTATGCTGAAGTTTTATTGAATTGGATTGAGGCTAAAGCGGAACTTGCTACATTGGGAGGGCCGGCGGTTATCCAGACTGATATAGATGAGTCTATTAACAAGATCCGTAACAGACCGATTGCCGAGGAAGCAAAAGCGTTGGGTGTTGTCAAGACAGCAGACATGAAGTTAGATGCCCTGCCTGATGATCCGGGTAGAGATGTTACGGTATCTCCGTTACTTTGGGAAATCAGACGGGAAAGAAGAATGGAATTTGCTTTTGAATTCTCACGTATCGTCGATTTGAGACGTTGGAAAAAATTGGAGTACATGGATACCGATAGAAATCAGGATTTGCTGGTAGGTACTTGGGTAAATTTCAAGGATGAGGTTCCCGAAGAACTGAAATCAGAGAATAGCGGGAAAATCAGGGTTATGGGCAAGGATGGAAGTCTGACCGTTTATGATGGCACTAATGCTGCTGCTATGAAAGGATTTTTCTATCCGGAACAGAATAAAGGACGACTGCCCTTCTTGAATGTGCCTAATGTAAACCCATATCTCTCACCTATCGGAATTAATCAGATTGAAGATTATAAGAGTAGAGGGTATACACTTACTCAAACGGAGGGATGGCCGGCAAGTTTGAATTGA
- a CDS encoding DUF4623 domain-containing protein — protein MYKLIKSLGFMAVLLGISLVSCEEDYPKSHIAPYDTELLAIKIVNAGADGKTVVEGTIDEANKTINFPRLDVETNFSALSFEAELSEGAELQTPVMDFSMDEETSDKTLILRIVNNKRYKEYFVKVRKRVPVYGADFEKPTVYNFSGDNIYSDYADAASTRCASYDGEHVLVVSRATQPHLLKVSDLKKGEINPILLDLTGVSGGTFSYNMGALSNGHVYLSSLSGAKASPLKIYHWETPDSQPETIANINVGSISGAGNRHGDNASYNIDENGNGFIFFGDNAATDFLRIPVSGYKTVDATAIKVLPSKSDATMVTNVYRVGNTDQYLWSGVRIPVTLVNESVGEIYASSVKGEAVAPRIINFNEERYLLVCTAGQGSASTATIALEIYDLSKGATIEEALRKFDEGDNHNPLYQFKLGGSGNGNALAQTDYYIEKDENGKDAKLCVFASRTGSGFVICEFPIKQEEE, from the coding sequence ATGTATAAATTAATAAAAAGTTTAGGATTTATGGCTGTATTGCTTGGTATTAGTCTTGTCTCTTGTGAGGAGGATTATCCTAAAAGCCATATAGCACCTTATGATACGGAGCTTTTAGCAATAAAGATAGTTAATGCCGGGGCAGACGGGAAAACAGTGGTGGAAGGAACAATTGATGAAGCCAATAAGACAATTAATTTTCCCCGTTTGGATGTTGAGACTAATTTTTCAGCTTTGAGCTTTGAGGCGGAACTTTCTGAGGGCGCGGAGCTTCAAACTCCGGTCATGGATTTCTCAATGGATGAGGAAACTTCCGACAAGACTTTGATACTTCGGATTGTAAATAATAAGAGGTATAAGGAATATTTTGTTAAAGTCCGGAAAAGAGTTCCTGTGTATGGGGCTGATTTTGAAAAGCCTACTGTATATAATTTTTCAGGAGATAACATTTATAGTGATTATGCCGATGCTGCATCTACCCGTTGTGCTTCTTATGATGGCGAACATGTATTGGTTGTCAGCAGAGCTACACAACCTCATCTTCTTAAAGTGTCGGATTTGAAGAAAGGGGAAATCAATCCTATTCTGCTGGATTTGACTGGAGTTAGCGGTGGTACTTTCTCTTATAACATGGGTGCGTTGAGTAATGGTCATGTATATCTTTCAAGTTTGTCGGGTGCCAAAGCTTCTCCTCTTAAGATTTATCATTGGGAAACACCGGATTCCCAACCGGAAACGATAGCCAATATTAATGTTGGAAGTATCTCCGGAGCAGGAAACAGACATGGTGATAATGCCTCTTATAATATAGATGAGAATGGTAACGGATTTATATTCTTTGGTGATAATGCAGCTACGGATTTTCTAAGAATACCCGTAAGCGGCTATAAAACAGTTGATGCCACTGCCATTAAAGTATTACCGTCAAAATCTGATGCTACGATGGTGACCAATGTATATAGAGTGGGAAATACAGACCAGTATTTATGGTCGGGTGTCAGAATTCCTGTAACATTGGTCAATGAGTCTGTAGGCGAAATATATGCGTCGAGCGTAAAAGGAGAGGCTGTAGCTCCAAGGATAATCAACTTTAATGAGGAGCGTTATCTGTTGGTTTGTACCGCTGGTCAGGGTAGTGCATCTACTGCAACCATTGCTTTGGAAATTTATGATTTGAGCAAAGGAGCTACCATAGAAGAGGCTTTGCGGAAATTTGACGAAGGAGACAATCACAATCCTTTGTACCAATTTAAATTAGGTGGAAGTGGAAATGGAAACGCCCTGGCGCAGACAGATTATTATATAGAGAAAGATGAGAACGGGAAAGATGCCAAGCTTTGTGTGTTTGCATCACGCACAGGATCAGGATTTGTAATATGCGAGTTCCCTATTAAGCAGGAAGAGGAATAA
- a CDS encoding glycoside hydrolase family 10 protein, which translates to MKHLKYIYIIILLVLVAACGKDDEGILDDGSHSQGEGQTSSSVLPGKELRGVWIATVWGLDWPMEKYDADVQKKLYTDYLDLLVGYNMNAVFFQIRGMADAFYESEYEPWSKYITGSAGVRPDYDVLGFLVEEAHKRGIQFHAWLNPYRIATRANKNAAFPKLDAKIPMELVKDYEKIRVYNPALPEVQERIVNIVKEIITKYDVDGIHMDDYFYPSLEASETMNDGAEFQKYGKDKFKNVEDFRRNNVNTVVRNIQKTIIETRPEVIFSISPAADMERNYNTLFADVNTWAKEGWVDVVIPQLYFATGNDATSFNLRLDLWSQYTYENHLLIGYGIYKFGDSQYGSKFQSSDDLMKQFELASAKPKVKGSVLYSAKNLVENKVGIADAVKAIYGKKVLPPYLGRTAAVLPPAPDNIRLNGADLSWGAVSNVAYYAIYKDNGKERKADLVGITQGTSFKLSEKGVYFVTSLFKNNAESEISETVSY; encoded by the coding sequence ATGAAACATTTGAAATATATATATATAATCATTTTACTTGTGCTGGTCGCAGCATGTGGTAAAGACGATGAAGGCATTTTGGATGATGGTAGCCATTCTCAGGGAGAAGGTCAGACCTCTTCGTCTGTTCTGCCCGGAAAGGAACTGAGAGGAGTATGGATAGCTACGGTATGGGGACTCGATTGGCCTATGGAAAAGTATGATGCCGATGTTCAGAAAAAGTTGTATACAGATTATCTGGATTTATTGGTCGGGTATAACATGAATGCGGTATTTTTCCAAATCAGAGGTATGGCAGATGCATTTTATGAATCGGAATATGAGCCTTGGAGTAAGTATATTACAGGAAGTGCAGGGGTAAGACCCGATTATGATGTTTTAGGATTTCTTGTTGAGGAAGCTCATAAGCGAGGTATCCAGTTTCATGCTTGGTTAAATCCATACCGTATAGCTACGCGTGCAAATAAGAATGCTGCTTTCCCAAAACTGGATGCCAAAATACCCATGGAACTGGTTAAGGATTATGAGAAAATCAGAGTTTATAATCCTGCTTTGCCGGAAGTTCAGGAACGGATTGTAAATATTGTCAAGGAAATTATTACCAAGTATGACGTTGACGGTATTCACATGGATGATTATTTCTATCCGTCATTGGAAGCTTCTGAGACAATGAATGATGGTGCGGAATTTCAAAAATATGGGAAGGATAAATTTAAGAATGTCGAGGATTTCAGGCGTAATAATGTAAATACCGTAGTTAGGAATATCCAGAAAACTATTATTGAGACTCGTCCGGAAGTGATTTTCTCTATTAGTCCGGCAGCTGATATGGAGCGTAATTACAACACATTGTTTGCAGATGTCAATACGTGGGCAAAGGAAGGCTGGGTGGATGTGGTTATTCCGCAGCTGTACTTTGCCACAGGTAATGATGCTACCAGTTTTAATCTGAGGTTGGATTTATGGTCGCAATATACATATGAAAACCACTTATTGATAGGATATGGCATTTATAAATTTGGCGATTCGCAATATGGAAGTAAGTTTCAATCGTCAGATGACTTAATGAAGCAGTTTGAACTGGCAAGTGCAAAGCCGAAGGTAAAGGGAAGTGTATTGTACAGTGCCAAGAACTTGGTAGAAAATAAGGTTGGTATTGCAGATGCGGTCAAGGCTATATATGGAAAGAAAGTATTGCCTCCTTATTTAGGACGAACTGCTGCAGTGCTTCCTCCGGCACCGGACAATATCAGGTTGAATGGGGCTGATTTGTCTTGGGGAGCGGTTTCAAATGTTGCTTATTACGCTATATATAAAGATAATGGGAAAGAGCGGAAAGCCGATTTGGTAGGTATTACCCAAGGAACGTCATTTAAATTATCGGAAAAGGGAGTTTATTTTGTGACTTCGTTATTCAAAAATAATGCAGAAAGTGAGATTTCAGAAACTGTGTCTTATTGA
- a CDS encoding aspartate-semialdehyde dehydrogenase produces MKVAIVGASGAVGQEFLRVLDERNFPLDELVLFGSKRSAGTKYTFRGKQIEVKLLQHNDDFKGVDIAFTSAGAGTSKEYLETITKHGAVMIDNSSAFRMDADVPLVVPEVNAADAKDRPRGVIANPNCTTIQMVVALKAIEQLSHIKTVHVSTYQAASGAGAAAMDELYEQYRQVLAGEPVTVEKFAYQLAFNLIPQIDVFTENGYTKEEMKMYNETRKIMHSDIKVSATCVRVPALRSHSESIWVETERPISIEEAREAFAKGDGLVLMDNPAEKEYPMPLFLAGKDPVYVGRIRKDLTNENGLTFWIVGDQIKKGAALNAVQIAEYLIREKAL; encoded by the coding sequence ATGAAAGTAGCTATTGTTGGAGCAAGCGGAGCCGTAGGACAAGAGTTCCTGCGAGTGCTCGATGAAAGGAATTTCCCGTTGGACGAGTTAGTATTGTTCGGTTCTAAACGCAGTGCCGGCACTAAATATACCTTCCGCGGTAAACAGATCGAGGTTAAACTCTTGCAACACAACGATGACTTTAAAGGGGTTGACATTGCTTTCACTTCCGCAGGCGCAGGCACCTCTAAAGAGTATCTTGAAACAATCACCAAGCACGGCGCTGTGATGATTGACAATTCAAGCGCTTTCCGTATGGATGCCGATGTTCCTTTGGTTGTACCCGAAGTCAATGCCGCCGATGCCAAAGACCGTCCGCGCGGCGTTATCGCCAATCCTAACTGTACTACTATCCAAATGGTAGTGGCACTGAAAGCCATCGAACAGCTTTCTCATATAAAAACCGTACACGTATCCACGTATCAGGCTGCAAGCGGTGCAGGCGCCGCTGCTATGGATGAGTTGTACGAACAATATCGCCAAGTATTGGCGGGTGAACCCGTGACCGTGGAGAAATTTGCCTATCAACTGGCATTCAATCTGATTCCCCAGATTGATGTATTCACTGAAAACGGGTATACCAAGGAAGAGATGAAGATGTACAACGAAACACGTAAGATTATGCACTCCGACATCAAAGTCAGCGCAACATGTGTTCGTGTACCTGCTCTCCGCTCGCATTCGGAAAGTATCTGGGTAGAGACAGAACGGCCTATCTCTATTGAGGAGGCACGTGAAGCATTTGCCAAAGGTGACGGACTGGTATTAATGGACAATCCGGCAGAGAAAGAATATCCGATGCCGCTGTTCCTCGCAGGAAAGGACCCCGTATACGTAGGACGTATCCGCAAGGACCTCACCAACGAGAATGGATTGACTTTCTGGATTGTGGGTGACCAGATCAAAAAAGGTGCTGCATTGAATGCGGTACAGATTGCAGAGTATCTGATTAGAGAGAAAGCGCTTTAA
- a CDS encoding cation:proton antiporter, translated as MDWLNFSLTLPVTDPTWIFLLVLLIILFAPILLNKLRIPHIIGMILAGLVIGEHGFNILVRDSSFELFGKVGLYYIMFLAGLEMNMGDFKKNRGKAVMLGLLAFVIPIGIGLVTNMMLLKYSLVTSILLASMYASHTLVAYPIVIRYGVSRHRSVSIAVGGTAVTDTLTLLVLAVVGGLFKGESGGLFWLWLVVKVIFLGALIMYSFPRIGRWFFRRYDDNVMQFIFVLAMVFLGAGLMEFVGMEGILGAFLAGLVLNRLIPHVSPLMNHLEFVGNALFIPYFLIGVGMLIDIHVIFGQGDALKVAAVMIVVALVGKWIASWLTQKIYKMAPIERELMFGLSNAQAAATLAAVLVGYNIILPNGERLLNEDVLNGTVLLILVTCVVSSFITERAARKIAMCEAHLEEERTVEAERILIPVANPDTIEYLMNLSLLIRDTKQKDNLLALNVINDNNTSEGLELRGKRYLEKAAMITASADVPLRQITRYDLNIASGIIHTAKEYEVTDVIIGLHRKVNIVDSFFGMLAENLLKGLHREVMIAKFLIPINTIRRIIIAVPPKAEYEAGFQKWVEHFCRMGGTLGCRVHFFANEETTVQLQALVKKKYGQTLTDFSRLDDWGDLLILTGQVNYDHLLVVISARRGSISYDSSFEKLPAQLSKYFSNNSLIVLYPDQLGEPQDAVSFSNPRNEAQHYEKVGKWVYKWFKED; from the coding sequence ATGGACTGGCTCAATTTCAGTTTGACACTTCCTGTAACAGACCCTACATGGATATTCCTCCTTGTACTCCTTATTATATTGTTTGCGCCCATATTGCTGAATAAATTGCGTATACCGCACATCATCGGTATGATTCTGGCGGGATTGGTGATTGGCGAGCATGGCTTCAATATCTTGGTGCGCGACAGCAGTTTCGAGTTGTTCGGCAAGGTCGGACTTTATTATATCATGTTCCTGGCAGGGTTGGAAATGAATATGGGCGATTTCAAGAAGAATCGCGGAAAGGCTGTGATGCTGGGATTGCTGGCTTTCGTCATTCCGATAGGCATAGGCTTGGTTACCAATATGATGTTGCTGAAGTATAGTCTCGTGACGTCCATATTGCTGGCAAGTATGTATGCCTCGCACACGCTGGTGGCTTACCCGATTGTAATTCGTTATGGTGTGTCCCGTCATCGCAGTGTAAGTATTGCTGTGGGCGGTACGGCTGTGACGGATACGCTTACATTGCTGGTGCTGGCAGTGGTAGGCGGTCTGTTTAAAGGGGAGTCCGGCGGACTGTTCTGGCTGTGGCTGGTGGTTAAGGTCATATTCCTCGGAGCGCTGATTATGTATTCGTTCCCACGCATCGGACGCTGGTTCTTCCGCCGCTATGATGATAACGTGATGCAATTTATTTTCGTGCTTGCCATGGTTTTTCTGGGAGCGGGTTTAATGGAGTTCGTGGGAATGGAAGGCATCTTGGGAGCATTCTTGGCAGGGCTGGTTTTGAACCGCCTCATACCGCATGTATCACCGTTGATGAATCATCTGGAGTTTGTCGGTAACGCTCTGTTCATACCTTATTTCCTGATAGGGGTGGGCATGCTGATTGATATTCATGTCATCTTCGGGCAGGGAGACGCTTTGAAGGTGGCTGCCGTTATGATTGTTGTGGCGCTGGTGGGCAAGTGGATCGCTTCCTGGCTGACGCAGAAAATTTATAAAATGGCTCCCATAGAGCGTGAGCTGATGTTTGGCTTGAGCAATGCACAAGCAGCAGCTACGCTGGCGGCGGTATTGGTGGGTTATAATATCATCTTGCCGAACGGTGAGCGTTTGTTGAATGAGGATGTGCTGAACGGTACGGTATTGCTGATTCTTGTGACATGTGTGGTGAGCTCCTTTATTACGGAAAGGGCCGCACGCAAGATTGCCATGTGCGAGGCGCATCTGGAAGAGGAGCGTACGGTTGAGGCGGAAAGGATTCTTATTCCGGTGGCGAATCCGGATACGATTGAATATCTGATGAACCTGTCCTTGTTGATACGTGATACCAAACAGAAAGATAATCTGTTGGCTTTGAACGTAATCAATGACAACAATACTTCCGAGGGTTTGGAGCTTCGCGGTAAAAGGTATTTGGAGAAGGCAGCCATGATTACGGCTTCTGCCGATGTGCCGTTGCGCCAGATTACACGGTATGACTTGAATATTGCTTCGGGTATTATCCATACGGCGAAAGAATATGAGGTGACCGATGTGATTATCGGTTTGCACCGTAAGGTCAATATTGTAGACTCTTTCTTCGGTATGCTTGCCGAGAACCTGTTGAAAGGACTGCATCGCGAAGTTATGATTGCCAAATTCCTGATTCCGATTAATACGATACGGCGAATCATCATAGCCGTTCCTCCCAAGGCGGAATACGAAGCAGGCTTTCAGAAGTGGGTGGAGCATTTTTGCCGGATGGGCGGTACGTTGGGCTGCCGGGTACATTTCTTTGCAAACGAGGAAACAACTGTACAGTTGCAGGCATTGGTGAAGAAAAAGTATGGACAGACCTTGACGGATTTCTCTCGTCTGGATGATTGGGGGGACTTGCTGATATTGACCGGACAAGTGAATTACGACCATTTGCTGGTAGTGATAAGCGCGCGTAGGGGTTCTATCTCCTACGACAGTTCTTTCGAGAAACTTCCGGCGCAGTTGAGCAAATATTTTTCCAATAATAGTTTGATTGTACTTTATCCCGACCAGTTGGGCGAACCCCAGGATGCCGTCTCTTTCTCTAATCCGCGAAATGAGGCGCAGCATTACGAGAAGGTAGGAAAGTGGGTTTATAAATGGTTTAAGGAAGATTAG
- a CDS encoding ThiF family adenylyltransferase: MEDWKQRTRLLLGEEKMERLQQAHVLVVGLGGVGAYAAEMICRAGVGRMTIVDADTVQPTNINRQLPALHSTMGREKAEVLAARFKDINPDIQLTVLPVFLKDDNIPELLDAARYDFIVDAIDTLAPKCYLIAEALKRHIKIVSSMGAGAKSDITQIRFADIWDTYHCGLSKAVRKRLQKLGVKRKLPVVFSTEQADPKAVLLTEDEQNKKSTCGTVSYMPAVFGCYLAEYVIKRL; encoded by the coding sequence ATGGAGGATTGGAAACAGAGAACCCGGCTTTTGCTGGGAGAGGAGAAAATGGAAAGGCTGCAACAGGCGCATGTGCTGGTTGTAGGTCTTGGTGGAGTAGGCGCTTATGCAGCCGAAATGATATGCCGTGCAGGTGTGGGGCGGATGACGATTGTGGATGCGGACACGGTGCAACCTACCAATATAAATCGTCAACTGCCTGCTTTGCATTCCACTATGGGGAGGGAGAAGGCGGAGGTTTTGGCGGCACGTTTCAAAGATATCAATCCGGACATACAGTTGACGGTGCTGCCGGTATTTCTGAAAGACGATAATATACCCGAACTGCTTGATGCCGCCCGATATGATTTTATAGTGGATGCCATTGATACACTTGCTCCCAAATGCTATTTGATAGCGGAAGCACTGAAACGGCATATTAAGATTGTATCGAGTATGGGGGCGGGCGCAAAGAGTGATATTACGCAGATACGTTTTGCCGATATATGGGATACCTATCATTGCGGATTGAGTAAGGCGGTGAGGAAACGTTTGCAGAAGCTGGGGGTTAAGCGTAAACTTCCGGTTGTATTCAGTACCGAGCAAGCCGACCCTAAGGCAGTGCTGTTGACGGAAGATGAACAGAATAAAAAGTCCACTTGCGGAACTGTAAGCTATATGCCGGCTGTATTCGGCTGTTACCTTGCGGAATACGTCATTAAAAGGTTGTAA
- a CDS encoding ABC transporter ATP-binding protein: MIRLEGITKSFGSLQVLRGIDLEIKKGEVVSIVGPSGAGKTTLLQIMGTLDMPDSGSVTIDGTLVNCLKEKELSAFRNKHIGFVFQFHQLLPEFTALENVMIPAFIAGMGQQEARAAAAEILDFMGLAERASHKPNELSGGEKQRVAVARALINHPAVVLADEPSGSLDTHNKEELHQLFFDLRNRLGQTFVIVTHDEGLAQITDRTIHLKDGEVCKE; the protein is encoded by the coding sequence ATGATACGATTAGAAGGAATAACGAAGAGTTTCGGCAGTTTACAGGTGTTGCGGGGCATCGACCTGGAGATAAAAAAAGGGGAGGTTGTCAGCATTGTCGGTCCCAGCGGTGCGGGCAAGACCACTTTGTTGCAGATTATGGGAACTTTGGACATGCCCGATAGCGGTTCGGTAACGATTGACGGTACATTGGTGAATTGCCTGAAGGAGAAAGAACTCTCCGCCTTCCGTAATAAGCATATAGGCTTTGTCTTTCAGTTCCATCAGTTGTTGCCGGAATTTACGGCTTTGGAGAATGTGATGATACCGGCTTTCATTGCCGGAATGGGACAGCAGGAAGCCAGAGCGGCGGCTGCCGAAATATTGGACTTCATGGGATTGGCGGAACGCGCTTCGCACAAGCCCAATGAGTTGTCCGGTGGAGAGAAGCAAAGGGTTGCCGTTGCCCGTGCGCTCATCAATCATCCTGCGGTGGTGTTGGCGGATGAGCCGTCCGGAAGTTTGGATACGCATAATAAGGAAGAACTGCACCAACTGTTCTTTGATTTGCGTAACCGTTTGGGCCAGACATTTGTAATTGTGACGCATGATGAGGGATTGGCACAAATCACCGACCGTACCATTCATCTGAAAGACGGTGAAGTTTGTAAGGAATAG
- a CDS encoding helix-hairpin-helix domain-containing protein, protein MKNPFKDFLYFSRGERRGILVLIIGIVLIFLSGYIYSFRQNSRQLSEEESRIQAAALKEYDNFISSVREQEKNENSRFKKSERYKKRTVVLAPFDPNRTDSVTFCRLGLPAWMAKNILRYRSKGGKFRKAEDFKKVYGLTEEQYQTLSPYIYFTAEDTIRKATSLLTLQQTPKDSIYKYPAGTVLNLNHADTTELKKIPGVGSGIARSIVNYRQRLGGFYRIEQLQEIHLDYRQLQAWFTVTPSEIRRINLNRVGIERLRNHPYINFYQAKALVEYRKKKGILHNLKPFALYQEFTESDLERLSHYVCFE, encoded by the coding sequence ATGAAGAATCCGTTTAAAGACTTCTTATACTTCTCCCGGGGAGAAAGGCGAGGTATCCTTGTTCTCATCATTGGGATAGTCCTCATCTTTCTCTCCGGATATATCTATTCTTTCCGGCAAAACAGCAGGCAACTTTCTGAAGAAGAATCCAGGATACAGGCTGCCGCCTTGAAAGAATACGACAACTTTATCAGTTCTGTGCGGGAACAAGAAAAAAACGAGAACAGCCGTTTCAAAAAATCGGAGAGATATAAAAAGAGAACAGTTGTATTAGCTCCTTTCGACCCTAACCGTACGGACTCCGTCACCTTCTGCCGCTTAGGTCTTCCTGCATGGATGGCAAAGAACATCTTACGTTATCGAAGCAAAGGGGGAAAGTTCCGTAAGGCCGAAGATTTCAAAAAAGTATATGGATTGACAGAAGAACAGTACCAAACGCTCTCTCCCTACATCTATTTTACGGCAGAAGACACTATAAGAAAGGCGACCTCTCTACTCACTCTTCAGCAGACACCCAAAGACAGTATTTATAAATATCCGGCAGGCACCGTGCTTAACTTAAACCATGCAGATACCACTGAATTGAAGAAAATTCCCGGCGTAGGCAGCGGCATAGCCCGGTCGATAGTGAACTATCGGCAACGTTTAGGCGGCTTCTACCGAATAGAGCAATTGCAGGAGATTCATTTGGATTATCGCCAACTGCAAGCATGGTTCACCGTTACGCCTTCTGAAATCCGACGCATCAATCTGAACCGGGTCGGCATAGAGCGCCTTCGCAACCATCCTTATATAAACTTTTACCAGGCAAAAGCCCTTGTGGAATACCGTAAAAAGAAAGGAATACTCCACAACCTCAAACCATTTGCCCTCTACCAAGAATTTACCGAAAGCGATTTGGAGCGGCTTAGCCACTATGTTTGTTTTGAATAA